The following proteins are encoded in a genomic region of Flammeovirga pectinis:
- a CDS encoding carbohydrate binding domain-containing protein, translated as MKYLYKLSSVLLLMSCLATPLISDADTIQKETELTDPVQTESSNELVVNGNFEESLSIGWQGLQSFSLSNDVAEDSKGTQSLKIETASQVNLIFTDNAAFFPLKVGEKYIMKVKIKAEKMDFNSLSFRLIPADAQWNDKEKLVVTSPKVKWGVPQVKIGEWITVEKEILIAEGFGKGNKNGDVVSSKIFIQGSKNSSKTVLLLDDISITPVNGIAATVTPKTKVAAGKELLINGNFEDGLSNGWYGLKDFEQSKDISSESNGARSLKIVTTEQIKIVATTKDAFFPLEVGKSYTFKGRVKGDKINFNALIIRLMPGNAQWHDKEKVTLTKPSINWGDTKIKEGEWVTFEKVLTIEEGFGKGNKNGDVVPAKVLMQTSPVQEKSVFYLDDISIIEVESTNK; from the coding sequence ATGAAATACTTATACAAACTATCTTCTGTTTTACTTCTAATGAGTTGTTTAGCAACTCCTCTAATTAGTGACGCAGACACAATACAAAAGGAAACAGAACTGACTGACCCTGTTCAAACTGAAAGTAGTAATGAGTTAGTAGTGAACGGTAATTTTGAAGAAAGTTTATCAATTGGTTGGCAAGGACTGCAATCATTTTCTTTATCTAATGATGTTGCAGAAGACAGTAAAGGAACTCAAAGTTTAAAGATTGAAACAGCCTCTCAAGTGAATTTGATTTTTACAGATAATGCAGCCTTTTTCCCTTTAAAAGTTGGCGAGAAGTATATTATGAAAGTAAAGATCAAAGCAGAGAAAATGGATTTTAATTCTCTTTCTTTTAGATTAATTCCTGCTGATGCGCAATGGAACGACAAAGAGAAATTAGTTGTTACAAGCCCGAAAGTGAAATGGGGAGTTCCTCAGGTAAAAATAGGTGAATGGATTACTGTAGAAAAAGAAATTTTAATTGCAGAGGGTTTCGGAAAAGGTAATAAAAATGGAGACGTTGTCTCTTCTAAAATATTTATTCAAGGATCTAAAAATTCTTCTAAAACAGTTCTCCTTTTAGATGATATTAGTATCACCCCTGTGAACGGAATAGCTGCTACAGTTACTCCAAAAACAAAAGTGGCTGCAGGTAAAGAACTTTTGATTAATGGAAACTTTGAAGATGGTTTATCAAATGGTTGGTATGGTTTAAAAGATTTTGAACAATCTAAAGATATCTCTTCGGAAAGTAATGGAGCAAGAAGTTTAAAAATAGTAACTACAGAACAAATCAAAATAGTAGCAACAACCAAAGATGCTTTCTTCCCTTTAGAAGTAGGAAAAAGTTATACATTTAAAGGTAGAGTTAAAGGGGACAAAATCAACTTTAACGCATTAATAATTAGATTAATGCCTGGTAATGCTCAATGGCACGATAAAGAAAAAGTGACGCTTACTAAACCCTCTATTAATTGGGGAGATACTAAAATTAAAGAAGGTGAATGGGTTACTTTTGAAAAAGTATTGACAATTGAAGAGGGTTTTGGCAAAGGCAATAAAAACGGAGATGTTGTACCTGCTAAAGTATTGATGCAGACATCTCCAGTGCAAGAAAAATCTGTTTTCTATTTAGATGATATTAGTATAATCGAAGTAGAATCAACTAACAAATAG
- a CDS encoding glycoside hydrolase family 2 TIM barrel-domain containing protein, protein MRKYKLFGLAVLCTTMACTKQQKVEDFQSLEETRFNDNWKFSKGEIKDGMSVELNDEQWRHLDLPHDWAIEGPFSNDYNARCGALPFHGEGWYRKDFTVPVKAEGKQAFVRFEGVMNNAEVFINGEKVGDRPYGYIGFEVDLTPYLKYGQENTIAVKCDPEDLSSRWYPGAGIYRDVWIEFKNPVHIAMDGTFIKTPSITKEKAEVTIDIDLVNASTKLGDLTVETVVTNLKGEKVGSTSSSIKIKKQEEKTTTQTLAIQNPELWTMENPHLYTATTLVKQGDKVVDKYTSTFGVRDIEFTVKGGFKLNGERVELKGVCLHHDQGPLGSAVNRRAKERQLQIMKDMGVNAIRTSHNPPSEALLDLCDEMGLVVIDEAFDVWRMPKVENGYNKEYDEWSERDLVDMIRRDRNHPSIIMWSIGNEILEQYDKKGYLEARRLVKITKAEDTSRPTTAGFNNIVAAIKHGLADEVDIIGMNYFPMRYEQVQKDHPNWIIYGSETSSCTSSRGYYEHPVTPTYDRASHQVTSYDLVGPGWAYPPDLEFDMLANTPSALGQFMWTGFDYLGEPTPYGGKDNSTNGYWNGDFPVHSSYFGTVDLCGFPKDRFYLYQAEWSDKPMVHVLPHWNWEGKEGQNIPVYAYTNAEEVELIVNGKSMGKKVKGKDLTPIKMTHRDWKSEKPYMSKYRLNWDIPYTPGTIEVVAYTDGKEVARKVVKTAGKPHHVELIADRSLLASDGKDVSYITANVVDKNGNFCYTVSNDIQFQIEGDGKIAGVGNGDASSITPLQGNHMEVFNGKALVIVQGTKNAKTPIKLTAKANGLETTSIEVSFQPAL, encoded by the coding sequence ATGAGAAAATATAAATTATTTGGTCTTGCAGTACTATGCACTACAATGGCCTGTACTAAGCAACAAAAAGTAGAAGATTTCCAAAGTTTAGAAGAAACAAGATTTAACGATAACTGGAAATTTTCTAAAGGTGAAATTAAAGATGGTATGTCTGTTGAGCTTAACGATGAGCAATGGAGACACCTAGATTTACCACACGATTGGGCTATTGAAGGTCCTTTTAGCAACGATTATAATGCACGTTGTGGTGCTTTACCTTTCCATGGAGAAGGTTGGTACAGAAAAGATTTTACTGTTCCTGTAAAAGCAGAAGGTAAACAAGCTTTTGTTCGTTTCGAAGGGGTAATGAACAACGCTGAGGTATTTATTAATGGCGAAAAAGTTGGTGATAGACCTTACGGATATATTGGTTTTGAAGTAGATTTAACGCCATATTTAAAGTACGGACAAGAAAATACGATTGCCGTAAAGTGTGATCCAGAAGACCTAAGTTCAAGATGGTATCCTGGTGCTGGTATTTATAGAGATGTTTGGATTGAATTCAAAAACCCTGTTCATATTGCAATGGACGGTACTTTTATCAAAACACCATCTATTACAAAAGAGAAAGCAGAAGTAACTATTGATATCGATTTAGTGAACGCTTCTACTAAATTAGGTGATCTAACTGTTGAGACCGTTGTTACAAACCTTAAAGGTGAAAAAGTTGGCAGTACTTCGTCTTCTATCAAAATAAAAAAACAAGAAGAAAAGACGACTACACAAACTCTTGCTATCCAAAATCCTGAGTTATGGACAATGGAAAACCCTCATTTGTATACCGCTACCACGTTAGTAAAACAAGGAGATAAAGTTGTTGATAAATATACGTCTACTTTTGGTGTTAGAGATATAGAATTTACTGTAAAAGGAGGTTTTAAACTTAATGGCGAAAGAGTAGAACTAAAAGGTGTTTGTTTACACCATGATCAAGGGCCTTTAGGAAGTGCTGTTAATAGAAGAGCGAAAGAAAGACAATTACAGATCATGAAAGACATGGGTGTAAATGCTATTCGAACTTCTCATAACCCTCCATCTGAAGCATTGTTAGACCTTTGTGACGAAATGGGATTAGTAGTAATTGATGAAGCTTTTGATGTATGGAGAATGCCTAAAGTGGAAAATGGTTACAATAAAGAATACGACGAATGGAGTGAAAGAGATCTTGTGGATATGATCCGTAGAGATAGAAACCACCCTTCTATCATTATGTGGAGTATTGGTAACGAAATTCTTGAACAATACGACAAAAAAGGATATTTAGAAGCAAGACGTTTAGTGAAAATTACGAAAGCAGAAGATACTTCTAGACCAACCACTGCTGGTTTTAATAATATTGTAGCCGCCATAAAACATGGTTTAGCAGATGAGGTAGACATTATTGGAATGAATTACTTCCCTATGCGTTATGAGCAAGTTCAAAAAGACCACCCAAATTGGATTATTTATGGTTCAGAAACGTCTTCTTGTACTTCTTCTAGAGGATATTATGAGCATCCTGTTACTCCTACTTACGATAGAGCATCTCATCAGGTAACAAGTTATGACTTAGTTGGACCTGGTTGGGCTTACCCTCCAGATTTAGAGTTTGATATGTTAGCAAATACACCATCAGCTTTAGGTCAGTTTATGTGGACAGGTTTTGATTATTTAGGCGAACCGACTCCTTATGGTGGTAAAGACAACAGTACAAACGGTTATTGGAATGGCGATTTTCCTGTTCATTCTTCTTATTTTGGAACAGTAGATTTGTGTGGTTTTCCTAAAGACCGTTTCTATTTATACCAAGCAGAATGGTCTGATAAACCAATGGTACACGTTTTACCACACTGGAATTGGGAAGGTAAAGAAGGACAAAATATTCCTGTTTATGCCTACACAAATGCAGAAGAAGTAGAACTAATCGTAAACGGAAAATCTATGGGTAAAAAGGTAAAAGGTAAAGACCTTACTCCTATTAAAATGACACATAGAGATTGGAAATCTGAAAAGCCATATATGTCAAAATACCGTTTAAATTGGGATATTCCTTATACTCCAGGTACAATTGAAGTTGTGGCTTACACAGATGGTAAAGAGGTAGCTAGAAAAGTGGTAAAAACTGCAGGAAAACCTCATCATGTAGAACTTATTGCCGACAGAAGTTTATTAGCCTCAGACGGTAAAGATGTATCATATATTACTGCAAATGTGGTAGACAAAAATGGTAATTTCTGCTACACTGTTTCTAATGATATTCAATTTCAAATTGAAGGTGATGGTAAAATTGCAGGTGTTGGTAACGGAGATGCTTCTTCTATAACACCATTGCAAGGAAACCATATGGAAGTGTTTAATGGGAAAGCATTAGTAATTGTTCAAGGTACTAAAAATGCTAAAACACCTATTAAACTGACAGCAAAAGCAAACGGATTAGAAACTACATCAATAGAAGTTTCTTTCCAACCTGCTTTGTAA
- a CDS encoding sulfatase-like hydrolase/transferase, translating into MSNKYFIIPLIFLSFFANAQKKNKDTRPNIIFILTDDQPYDYLSVTGNKTVTTPNIDKLADEGTLFTNAHITTPICMPSRVSMLMSQYERKHGVDFNSGTALSEEAWQDSYPMQMRKAGYFTAYIGKNHTPLGTNGYDSKVMEKSFDYWYAGHRHLGFYPKDRHEIFSGAEANTQIEIIEEATMDMLDNNEFRLEKAITFIDKRPSDKPFLLNICFNLPHGAGTSTMKQKESDPEIYKSLYRDQDIPLPPHYIAKKDIKTPKIPADVLHAEDRQNIYDHVDTPEGTKERYIRQLQAMKGIDNLVGDLTAKLKELKLDKNTIIVFSSDHGLLMGQYGLGGKALLYEYCTHVSTIIMDPTIPKKKRIEESDALVQSIDIAPTILAKAGVEIPESYQGKDISELLTDSDKEVRKYVFTENLWSTIFGNPRCEAVQDKEWKYIRYYKNTNMSSIDVTAYAKDMDINLMKVLYGNSDEEAVIFRSYIEGPLKGEQPVYEELYHLSEDPTEVQNLASDKKYQAKLEEMKMVWADQIKMARGEGKPKVERYTTESTLEHKGSAPIIHD; encoded by the coding sequence ATGTCTAATAAATATTTTATTATCCCACTTATCTTTTTGTCGTTCTTCGCAAATGCACAAAAAAAGAATAAAGATACTAGACCTAATATTATTTTTATCTTAACGGATGACCAACCGTACGATTACTTAAGTGTTACTGGAAATAAAACAGTAACTACACCAAACATTGATAAACTGGCAGATGAGGGTACATTATTTACAAATGCACATATCACTACCCCTATTTGTATGCCAAGTAGAGTATCAATGTTGATGTCGCAGTATGAACGTAAACATGGTGTTGATTTCAATTCGGGAACAGCATTATCTGAAGAAGCTTGGCAAGATTCTTATCCCATGCAAATGAGAAAGGCGGGGTATTTCACTGCGTATATTGGTAAAAACCATACTCCACTTGGAACAAACGGTTATGATTCTAAAGTAATGGAGAAATCTTTTGATTACTGGTATGCAGGGCATAGACACCTTGGTTTCTACCCAAAAGATCGTCATGAAATTTTTAGTGGTGCAGAAGCAAATACTCAAATTGAAATCATTGAAGAAGCAACAATGGATATGTTGGATAACAATGAATTTAGATTGGAAAAAGCCATCACTTTCATAGATAAACGTCCTTCAGACAAACCATTCTTATTAAATATCTGTTTCAATTTACCTCATGGTGCTGGTACAAGTACTATGAAACAAAAAGAGTCTGATCCAGAAATTTACAAATCACTTTACAGAGATCAAGATATTCCGTTACCTCCGCATTATATCGCTAAAAAAGATATTAAAACACCAAAAATCCCTGCAGATGTTTTACATGCTGAAGATAGACAAAACATTTACGATCATGTAGATACTCCAGAAGGAACAAAAGAAAGGTATATCCGTCAGTTACAAGCCATGAAAGGTATTGACAATTTGGTTGGTGATTTAACAGCTAAATTGAAAGAATTGAAGTTAGATAAGAATACAATTATTGTTTTCTCTTCTGATCATGGTTTATTAATGGGGCAATATGGCTTGGGTGGAAAAGCACTTCTTTATGAATATTGTACACATGTTTCTACCATCATAATGGACCCTACTATTCCTAAGAAAAAAAGAATAGAAGAGTCAGATGCTTTAGTACAATCTATTGATATTGCACCTACAATTTTAGCAAAAGCAGGTGTTGAAATTCCAGAGAGCTACCAAGGAAAAGATATTTCTGAATTACTTACAGACAGTGATAAAGAAGTAAGAAAATATGTCTTCACAGAAAATTTATGGTCTACTATTTTTGGTAACCCTAGATGTGAAGCCGTTCAAGATAAAGAATGGAAATACATCCGTTATTACAAAAACACAAACATGTCGTCAATTGATGTTACAGCTTATGCAAAAGACATGGATATCAATTTAATGAAAGTGCTTTATGGCAATAGTGACGAAGAAGCAGTTATCTTCAGAAGCTACATAGAAGGACCATTAAAAGGAGAGCAACCTGTGTATGAAGAATTATATCATCTTTCAGAAGACCCTACTGAAGTCCAAAATTTAGCTTCAGATAAAAAATATCAAGCAAAATTAGAAGAGATGAAAATGGTTTGGGCAGACCAAATTAAAATGGCAAGAGGAGAAGGAAAACCTAAAGTAGAAAGATACACTACAGAATCTACCTTGGAACATAAAGGAAGTGCTCCAATAATTCACGATTAA